Proteins from a single region of Parasedimentitalea psychrophila:
- the dxr gene encoding 1-deoxy-D-xylulose-5-phosphate reductoisomerase: protein MRKISIFGATGSIGQNTIDLIRRDLAGYDVVALTGGANIARLAADAIALNADIAVTAYDDRLDDLRAALAGSTVKAAAGQMALVEAAARPADWVMSAIVGIAGLAPGLEALKQGATLALANKESLVCAGALLLDTAKRHGARILPVDSEHSAVFQALVGEDMEAVERIIITASGGAFRDWPLEQLRQATLAQASSHPNWDMGQRITIDSASMFNKAMEVIETHEYFGVKPDQIEVLVHPESLVHAMVGFRDGALMAHLGAPDMRHAIGYALHWPERRKLPVARLDLAKIGQLNFVTPDPARFPALALAYQVMARGGMMGTVFNGAKERVLDHFIASRIGFLDMATIVEQVMAYFEGQSSLIDDAMTLDNVSQIDQLARQRVDLALVERTG, encoded by the coding sequence ATGCGTAAAATATCGATATTTGGCGCCACCGGGTCGATCGGTCAAAACACCATCGACCTGATCCGGCGTGACCTGGCTGGCTATGATGTGGTGGCCTTAACCGGGGGAGCCAACATTGCCAGACTGGCGGCGGATGCCATTGCCCTGAATGCTGACATTGCGGTTACCGCCTATGACGACCGGCTGGACGATTTGCGTGCCGCATTGGCCGGCAGCACCGTCAAGGCCGCCGCCGGTCAAATGGCTCTGGTCGAAGCCGCCGCGCGGCCCGCTGATTGGGTGATGTCTGCCATTGTTGGCATTGCTGGTCTGGCCCCAGGGCTGGAGGCGTTGAAACAGGGCGCAACACTGGCCTTGGCCAATAAGGAATCACTGGTCTGTGCTGGCGCGCTGCTGTTGGACACCGCCAAACGCCACGGGGCGCGGATCTTGCCGGTGGACAGCGAACACTCGGCGGTGTTTCAGGCGCTTGTGGGCGAGGACATGGAGGCGGTTGAGCGGATTATCATAACCGCCTCTGGCGGCGCCTTTCGCGATTGGCCACTGGAGCAGTTGCGGCAGGCGACACTGGCACAGGCCTCCTCGCATCCCAATTGGGACATGGGGCAACGGATAACCATCGACAGCGCTTCCATGTTTAACAAAGCGATGGAAGTCATTGAGACACATGAGTATTTCGGCGTCAAACCGGATCAAATCGAAGTGTTGGTGCACCCTGAATCCTTGGTGCATGCCATGGTCGGGTTTCGCGACGGGGCGCTGATGGCGCATCTGGGCGCACCGGATATGCGGCACGCGATTGGCTATGCGCTGCATTGGCCCGAACGTCGCAAGCTGCCGGTTGCGCGGCTGGATCTGGCCAAGATCGGCCAGTTGAACTTTGTCACCCCGGACCCGGCACGATTCCCTGCGCTGGCTCTGGCCTATCAAGTGATGGCTCGCGGTGGCATGATGGGGACGGTGTTCAACGGTGCCAAAGAACGGGTGCTGGATCACTTCATCGCGAGCCGGATTGGATTTCTCGATATGGCCACCATTGTTGAACAGGTGATGGCGTATTTTGAGGGGCAATCCAGCCTCATTGATGACGCAATGACACTTGATAACGTGTCGCAGATTGACCAATTGGCCCGGCAACGGGTTGATTTGGCCTTGGTAGAACGAACAGGGTAG
- the pyrH gene encoding UMP kinase, with protein sequence MPLSTDPSSGHSASTYKRVMLKISGEALMGDQGFGLHPPTVQRIAEEVKSVHDMGVEICMVIGGGNIFRGLSGSAQGMERTTADYMGMLATVMNALAMQSALEELGVFTRVISAIPMDQVCEPYIRRRAVRHLEKKRVCIFAAGTGNPYFTTDTAATLRANEMSCEAIFKGTKVDGVYDKDPEKFADAVRYDTVSYDDVLIKRLGVMDASAIALARDNNLPIIVFSLDEPGGFRGILAGEGTYTRVSG encoded by the coding sequence ATGCCCCTTTCTACCGATCCGTCCAGCGGACATTCCGCTTCAACTTATAAACGCGTGATGCTGAAAATTTCCGGCGAAGCGCTGATGGGGGATCAGGGGTTTGGTCTGCATCCACCAACGGTTCAGCGCATCGCCGAAGAAGTGAAGTCGGTGCATGACATGGGCGTCGAGATCTGCATGGTGATTGGCGGCGGCAATATTTTCCGCGGGCTGTCCGGCTCTGCTCAGGGGATGGAACGCACCACCGCTGACTATATGGGCATGTTGGCGACGGTGATGAATGCGCTGGCGATGCAAAGCGCGCTGGAAGAGCTTGGGGTGTTTACCCGGGTGATCTCGGCGATCCCGATGGATCAGGTCTGCGAGCCCTACATCCGCCGCCGTGCGGTGCGCCACCTTGAGAAAAAACGGGTCTGCATCTTTGCCGCGGGCACCGGCAACCCGTATTTCACCACCGATACCGCCGCCACCCTGCGCGCCAACGAGATGTCCTGTGAGGCGATTTTCAAAGGCACCAAGGTTGATGGCGTCTACGATAAAGATCCAGAAAAATTTGCCGATGCGGTTCGCTATGACACTGTTTCCTATGACGATGTTCTGATCAAACGTCTGGGCGTCATGGATGCCTCTGCGATTGCTCTGGCGCGCGACAACAACCTACCCATCATTGTATTCTCTCTGGATGAGCCCGGCGGATTCCGTGGTATTCTGGCGGGCGAGGGCACCTACACCCGAGTCTCTGGCTAA
- a CDS encoding isoprenyl transferase, protein MSKNPDIPLQDSGSLSPGGDGPRHVAIIMDGNGRWAQARGRPRLFGHHAGAKRVREVVEACPGLGIEYLTIFAFSTENWKRTQTEVAGLMNLFRRYISREMAALATRNVRVRFIGDRLRLDAKLVKLMDRLEVETAGNDGTHLTVALNYGGRDEVARATKRLAHDVANGTLNPEEVDEETLPRYLDTYVLPDPDLVIRTSGEARISNFLLWQSAYSEYEFIDTLWPDFTAAELGRLCEKFGRRERRFGTVKT, encoded by the coding sequence ATGTCAAAAAACCCTGATATCCCATTGCAGGACAGCGGCAGCCTGTCGCCGGGCGGCGATGGGCCGCGTCATGTTGCCATCATCATGGACGGCAACGGACGTTGGGCGCAGGCCCGCGGCCGGCCGCGGTTGTTTGGCCATCATGCGGGTGCCAAACGGGTCCGGGAGGTTGTTGAAGCCTGCCCGGGACTTGGCATCGAGTACCTGACGATATTTGCCTTTTCGACCGAGAACTGGAAACGGACACAGACCGAAGTGGCCGGGTTGATGAACCTGTTCCGGCGATACATCAGCCGGGAAATGGCGGCTCTGGCGACCAGGAACGTCCGGGTGCGGTTCATCGGCGACCGCCTTAGGCTTGATGCCAAACTGGTCAAGCTGATGGATCGGCTTGAGGTTGAGACCGCGGGCAATGACGGCACTCATTTGACGGTTGCGCTGAATTATGGCGGCCGCGATGAGGTGGCCCGCGCCACCAAGCGGCTGGCGCATGACGTGGCGAACGGGACGCTGAACCCCGAAGAGGTAGATGAAGAAACTCTGCCAAGGTACTTAGATACTTATGTTTTACCAGATCCTGATCTGGTGATACGCACCAGCGGCGAGGCCCGGATATCCAATTTCCTTCTCTGGCAGTCAGCCTATTCTGAATATGAGTTCATCGATACATTGTGGCCCGATTTCACGGCGGCAGAGCTTGGCCGGCTTTGCGAAAAATTTGGACGTCGGGAACGTCGATTTGGGACGGTGAAAACATGA
- the frr gene encoding ribosome recycling factor produces MSDDFILDTDDLQRRMDGAMANLKTEFASLRTGRASGSMLEPIMVDAYGSKTPINQVGTVNVPEPRMVTINVWDKGLVGKVEKAIRESGLGINPQLNGTIIMLPIPELNEERRRQLTKVAGQYAEHGRVSIRNIRRDGMDQIKKAKSDGMSEDDQKFWESEVQEMTDKMTKLVDSSLETKQEEIMQV; encoded by the coding sequence ATGTCTGACGATTTTATTCTCGATACCGATGATTTGCAGCGTCGTATGGACGGCGCTATGGCAAATTTGAAAACTGAATTTGCCAGTTTGCGAACCGGCCGTGCCTCGGGCTCGATGCTCGAGCCGATCATGGTTGACGCATACGGGTCGAAAACACCGATTAACCAGGTCGGCACAGTCAACGTGCCCGAGCCACGAATGGTTACCATCAACGTTTGGGACAAGGGTCTGGTTGGCAAGGTTGAAAAGGCCATCCGCGAGAGCGGCCTGGGTATCAATCCGCAACTGAATGGCACCATCATCATGCTGCCAATTCCAGAACTGAACGAAGAACGCCGCCGCCAGTTGACCAAAGTTGCGGGCCAATATGCCGAGCACGGCCGTGTGTCGATCCGTAATATTCGGCGCGACGGCATGGATCAGATCAAAAAAGCTAAATCTGACGGCATGTCTGAGGATGATCAGAAGTTCTGGGAATCCGAGGTGCAGGAAATGACTGATAAAATGACCAAGCTGGTCGATTCCAGTCTCGAGACCAAGCAAGAAGAAATCATGCAGGTCTGA
- a CDS encoding phosphatidate cytidylyltransferase translates to MNTNGRWADLAPRFISAIVMLVLGSFTVFTGGLLFDVLIALCCGVLIWELVRMLAPEQRAVALQLGLLSGAATLAAALLAPIWTLPLLVAPALVGLSQVSQRRLYYFGFALWVLIAGFGFIWLRNVLGIQWVLWLVCVVVVTDVAGYFAGKLIGGPKFWPRVSPKKTWSGTAAGWIAAVAVGMWFARELGLGPGLVVLSFLVSIASQAGDVAESALKRKMGVKDSSALIPGHGGFFDRFDGMLGAAAMVLIFLTFWGLPSGTL, encoded by the coding sequence ATGAATACTAACGGTCGCTGGGCGGATCTTGCCCCACGGTTTATCTCGGCCATTGTCATGTTGGTGCTGGGGAGTTTTACTGTTTTCACAGGTGGGCTGCTGTTTGATGTGCTGATAGCGCTGTGCTGTGGCGTTCTGATCTGGGAATTGGTGCGGATGCTGGCACCTGAGCAACGTGCGGTCGCCTTGCAACTGGGCTTGCTGTCCGGCGCTGCCACTTTGGCTGCTGCTTTGCTTGCGCCTATCTGGACATTGCCCTTACTGGTTGCGCCTGCGCTGGTGGGGCTTTCGCAAGTGTCACAGCGCAGGCTCTATTATTTTGGCTTCGCGCTGTGGGTTCTGATTGCCGGATTCGGGTTTATCTGGTTGCGAAATGTTCTGGGCATCCAGTGGGTTCTGTGGCTGGTGTGCGTTGTAGTTGTCACTGACGTGGCCGGGTATTTTGCGGGCAAGCTTATTGGCGGCCCCAAATTCTGGCCCCGTGTCAGCCCCAAGAAAACCTGGTCAGGTACTGCAGCCGGCTGGATTGCGGCGGTCGCTGTTGGCATGTGGTTTGCCCGGGAGCTGGGATTAGGACCGGGGTTGGTGGTGCTATCTTTCCTGGTGTCGATAGCCAGTCAAGCCGGAGACGTTGCTGAAAGCGCCCTGAAACGCAAAATGGGCGTCAAGGATTCCAGTGCGCTGATCCCCGGCCATGGAGGTTTTTTTGACCGCTTTGACGGAATGTTGGGGGCGGCGGCCATGGTGCTTATCTTTCTGACATTTTGGGGCCTGCCCAGCGGGACACTGTAA